The sequence GCATTAGGCCTACAGCTTATAGCTTAAAACTTACAGCTTGTTTTTAGAATTTAGTGCTTGAGGGAGTTAATATGAAAATAGTATTTTTTGGTAGTTCACATTTTGCTGTTGCTTCTCTTGAGGCCTTGATAAAAAACAATTATGAGGTTGTCTGTGTGGTTACTCAGCCGGATAAACAAAGAGGCAGGCATTTGCATCTGTCGGGTACGGATGTTAAGAGCATTGCCTTTGATGAAAAGCTAAAAATTTTCCAGCCGAAGGATATTAAAGCTAGAGAAAGCGTAAAATTTTTAAAAGCTATCGGTGCGGATGTTTTTGTGATCGTAGCCTATGGGCAGATATTATCCCAGGAGGTCTTGGATATTCCTAAAATTATGCCAGTTAACATTCATGCCTCGCTTTTACCGCGCTACCGTGGGGCAGCCCCGATTAATTGGGCAATAATTAACGGAGAGAAAAAGAGCGGGATTACGGTTATTTACGTTGCCCGCTTGATGGATGCCGGCCCAATTATTATGCAGGAAGAGGTAAAGATCGAAAATGAAGATACATCGATAACTCTTGAAGAAAAGTTGCGTATTTGTGGAGC comes from Candidatus Omnitrophota bacterium and encodes:
- the fmt gene encoding methionyl-tRNA formyltransferase — translated: MKIVFFGSSHFAVASLEALIKNNYEVVCVVTQPDKQRGRHLHLSGTDVKSIAFDEKLKIFQPKDIKARESVKFLKAIGADVFVIVAYGQILSQEVLDIPKIMPVNIHASLLPRYRGAAPINWAIINGEKKSGITVIYVARLMDAGPIIMQEEVKIENEDTSITLEEKLRICGARLLIEALRCIDSRDYHLVDQKEEDVIYAPKLKKEIGLIDWGNFAVNIHNQIRGVLPWPGAFTSYGGKILKIFHSEVSAIFPNHKPLPGEVVKADKHGIVIACGRGFLKVDQLQLEGGKCMSAQNFIIGHKLAAGEVLGKK